The sequence ccaggctcaaacgatcacaccacctcagcctgccgagtagctggaaccacaggcacacaccaccacacatggctaaatttttgtatttttggtagaaacaggttTCCCcaagttgcccaagctggtcttgaactcctgagctcaagcagtccatcctccacagcctcccaaagtgctgggattataggcatgagccactgcacccagctttacAAGCTCTATTTCAAAATTTGCACATATTCTTTCTTCCCCTGTCCAACAGCATTACCTGTAatctccttcccttcccatctTGGTTCCTCTggattttgttcttttgattGTGCACCATTTCAGCGGTATTCAGTATTGATAATCAATTTCTCTTCTTCACTGGCTCCTCTGCCTTCAGTCAGTGCAGTCTCCCTGTCAAACAGTGCTTATTCTGGAATGGATTGCCTCTTAACTATTATTTCCCATCTCcgtcttttcatttctttcacttcCAAACTTCCTTTATAAGTGACTTTCTCTCCCAACTTCCATTGCTTCAGTAGTTAATGCATTCATTAACCCCTTGACCATGTGCCTTAACTTTTCGGCCTTCAGTATTTCCTTTCTATAAAATGAGTGAATTGGTCTGGATTTGTTGTCATAAGCTATCTTTCTAGTCTCTGAATCTTTGGAACCCTTACTTGGAGCCCCATTGTATAAAAGTGAGCTATTCTATACTGATTTTGGGTGACAAACTTTGAGCCTTTTGCCACATCAGCAGCAGTCCATGTGGGCCTCTGGAACTTGAAAGAGCACAGTTCGAAAGCCACTGGAAACCCTTTAGCTCTAAAATTTGGTAGCTCTACAGTAATTACTGAAGTTACATTCCTGAAAGTTTTAAACAACTTACTTGTTGTCAATTAAATTCTCTTCTTAGACACCATTTCTCCTGCACATTTTATAGTATCTAAACACTTAGAGTACTGTTAtttccttccccccacccccgccaacattttttttccccttggcttTAATCTCTCTGCTACTCAGCTTAAATTTCAACACTTCCAAGAAACCATTCCAAATCATACTAGCTCATAGtaacattttctctttaataatCCACTGTAATGGTCACCATTGGCACTTAAAAAATATCACAAGGGGcaaggcacagtgactcatgcctgtaaccccgaCACTCTGGGAgtacaaggcaggaggattgcttgagcctggagttcgagacaggccttgggcaacatagtgagacaccatctgtacaagaaaaaaaatttttttaattgcataagGTACTTTGAACTACATAAATATACTTTAGACCTGGATTCTGAGCTAAAGAAATACAATCTAGTAGAAGAATAGagatatacaaaataattaaataattataattatgtcAACTCagtaatttgaaatttaaaaaaagtttaactcaATGCTTATTGAGTTGAAAGTGATGAGTGCCGTAGGAGAGGTACAGATAGagttctgtggaaactgaaagaTACCTTTCACCTGGGAGAGTAGGACAGAGTATCCCAAAGGAGATGAGTTGGGTCTCAAAGGGAATATAGTATTTGAACTCCCAAAGGTGGGCATTCCTGATCGAAGGAGCAGCATGAATCAGGGCAAAAGTAGGAAAGCACAAGATGGTAGGTATTTTGGTTTGTCTGAAAGggttacaaagagaaagagtgaaATATACAGATGTAAAAGTAAATCAGAATAGACATAATGttagttgtctttttaaaatgtgtgtatcGTGTTTTCCCAATTATGTTATAAACTTTGAAGACAAGTAGTATGTCTTATATTTTTAACCTCCTACAACAAGGGCTATGGGTAGACTAGTAGTCTTTGgtaaaaattttgttaaatgtttgaaAGGTAGAAACAGTAGTTTCCTCAACAAGCGTTATTCAAAGTAACTTCTTGTCGCACCCTTCTGTTTACTTAGACTGTGGTTTTATCAGTAAAAACTATTCTAGAGCTTTGTAGTAGTGGTTCTTTACGGCTTAGAAATCATTGCTGGGGCCAGTGGCACAATGGATAACATGCCTGACTATGGATCAGAAGATTCTAGGAGTCAttagggaattttaaaaaatgggggtgggggttgtGTGTTGTGTTATATGTCCAATTAACAATACTCTGTTTAATTCATTCCCTAAATGACATAGGAAGTGCTGGCTTGAGTTGAGGAAAAGAATAAGTATAAACAAACTTAAGACTCttaagttctttttatattttattaaattagatttttaagGATGTTTTCAGGATTCAGATTTTATTTAACCACAAacgttttaaaaaagaaattgagttaAAAAGCTGTCCCCGGGAATTGTGTTGTACTGTGCATgggtaactttttgttttttactgttacacaatattttatatgattgaaaaaaagattagaaacatCAGCTAGTCTGTTCATATTGCTATAAATTCCTGGCACTGCTGTTCTCCTTGGAAAGAGTATATTACGTACGCATATaacaaaaagacaggaaaatggacTGTGCCTGTATTCATCCTTTTCTTTCCAATAGCATATGCtaatccttttcatttttataaagcaaaatatatttgacaaatGAAATTGGAAGTTATAACTTTCAAAAGCCATTTATTTTAGAGATTCTTATGGCAAAGCAATtcattattttacaatatttgttttgttttaaactttctaTATTATGTGCTAGGTGAAAAACCATTTCGCTGTGATGAATGTGGTATGAGATTTATACAAAAATATCATATGGAAAGGCATAAGAGAACTCATAGTGGAGAAAAACCTTACCAGTGTGAATACTGTTTACAGGTAAGAGAGACGGCTTGAAATTCTTCTATTGTAATTAAATTatacaataattataaattagaTTAGAAAATATGACTACTTAGAACTATTTGAGGGGCCTTCTAACTTACGGATTAGATTTATAATAGAAAATTGGCTCAGTGAATTTGTTTGGAATTATGTATGTTATTGCATTAATATATCTTTATATTAattgttttgtttcactttttcttttcttggttgaCCAAAAACACAACCCACTACCATCCTCCGAATTCAACAGTATTTTTCCAGAACAGATCGTGTATTGAAACATAAACGTATGTGCCATGAAAATCATGACAAAAAACTAAATAGATGTGCCATCAAAGGTGGCCTTCTGACATCTGAGGAAGATTCTGGCTTTTCTACGTCACCAAAAGACAACTCActgccaaaaaagaaaaggcagaaaacgGAGAAAAAATCATCTGGAATGGACAAAGAGAGTGCTTTGGACAAATCTGAcctgaaaaaagacaaaaatgattaTTTGCCTCTTTATTCTTCAAGTACTAAAGTAAAAGATGAATATATGGTTGCAGAATATGCTGTTGAAATGCCACATTCTTCAGTTGGGGGCTCTCATTTAGAAGATGCGTCAGGAGAAATACACCCACCTAAGTTagttctcaaaaaaattaatagtaagAGAAGTCTGAAACAGCCACTGGAGCAAAATCAAACAATTTCACCTTTATCCACATATGAAGAGAGCAAAGTTTCAAAGTATGCTTTTGAACTTGTGGATAAACAGACTTTACTGGACTCAGAAGGCAATGCTGACATTGATCAGGTTGATAATTTGCAGGAGGGGCCCAGTAAACCTGTGCATAGTAGTACTAATTATGATGATGCCATGCAGTTTTTGAAGAAGAAGCGGTATCTTCAAGCAGCAAGTAACAACAGCAGGGAATATGCGCTGAATGTGGGTACCATAGCTTCTCAGCCTTCTGTAACACAAGCAGCTGTGGCAAGTGTCATTGATGAAAGTACCACGGCATCCATATTAGAGTCACAGGCACTGAATGTGGAGATTAAGAGTAATCATGACAAAAATGTTATTCCAGATGAGGTACTGCAGACTCTGTTGGATCATTATTCCCACAAAGCTAATGGACAGCATGAGATATCCTTCAGTGTTGCAGATACTGAAGTGACTTCTAGCATATCAATAAATTCTTCAGAAGTACCAGAGGTCACCCCATCAGAGAATGTTGGATCAAGCTCCCAAGCATCCTCATCAGATAAAGCCAACATGTTGCAGGAATACTCGaagtttctgcagcaggctttGGACAGAACTAGCCAAAATGATGCCTATTTGAATAGCCCGAGCCTTAACTTTGTGACTGATAACCAGACCCTCCCAAATCAGCCAGCATTCTCTTCCATAGACAAGCAGGtctatgccaccatgcccatcaaTAGCTTTCGATCAGGAATGAATTCTCCACTAAGAACAACTCCAGATAAGTCCCATTTTGGACTAATAGTTGGTGATTCACAGCACTCATTTCCCTTTTCAGGTGATGAGACAAACCATGCTTCTGCCACATCAACACAGGACTTTTTGGATCAAGTGACTTCTCAGAAGAAAGCTGAGGCCCAGCCTGTCCACCAAGCTTACCAAATGAGCTCCTTTGAACAGCCCTTCCGTGCTCCATATCATGGATCAAGAGCTGGAATAGCTACTCAATTTAGCACTGCCAATGGACAGGTGAACCTTCGGGGACCAGGGACAAGTGCTGAATTTTCAGAATTTCCCTTGGTGAATGTAAATGATAATAGAGCTGGGATGACATCTTCACCTGATGCCACAACTGGCCAGACttttggctaaaaaaaaaaaaaaaaaagtgtaaataatACTGGCACTTTAGAACAGATTAATCAAGAGTGGGGTTACTCTGTGTAAATGGAGTGCTGTACAGATTTAAGAGCAATGCGTAATAACAAGTTAAGCTGATATGAATAGCAAGATAATCCAATAACTGCATTTCGTTTGGTTAGTCAGCATTCTTTGAACTGCCTTACATGTTGTCACCTTTATAGAAGCAATGCATTACTTGTTTTAGATCAGAAACTTGCTATTCCACCCACAccaagttaaaaaggaaaaaaaaaaaaaagactttcgcACAATTGTTTCCTAACTGATAACATTGTACATTCTTAGGAGATTAGTAATTGTGTGAAATTTACTCATACTGTTTCTAAGTTTTTCAGCATAGTCATTGCACTTCAGCAGGGAATCTGAGTATACTTTACAGACAGAGTGAACTTAAAAAGTTTAATGTCAAGAGATTATGGCTTAAATAAATTAGTGTGTCctataggggaaaaaaaaccaagaaaccaccttttaaaaagaatgatatgCCATATACCCttgattttcattttgcattATATTGACATGtgtttttttgaagaaaaaaaagtaataaaaatctgATAGTCTAAGACT is a genomic window of Macaca mulatta isolate MMU2019108-1 chromosome 2, T2T-MMU8v2.0, whole genome shotgun sequence containing:
- the ZNF148 gene encoding zinc finger protein 148 isoform X2, with product MNIDDKLEGLFLKCGGIDEMQSSRTMVVMGGVSGQSTVSGELQDSVLQDRSMPHQEILAADEVLQESEMRQQDMISHDELMVHEETVKNDEEQMETHERLPQGLQYALNVPILTINEDGSLGLKTPKSHVCEHCNAAFRTNYHLQRHVFIHTGEKPFQCSQCDMRFIQKYLLQRHEKIHTGEKPFRCDECGMRFIQKYHMERHKRTHSGEKPYQCEYCLQYFSRTDRVLKHKRMCHENHDKKLNRCAIKGGLLTSEEDSGFSTSPKDNSLPKKKRQKTEKKSSGMDKESALDKSDLKKDKNDYLPLYSSSTKVKDEYMVAEYAVEMPHSSVGGSHLEDASGEIHPPKLVLKKINSKRSLKQPLEQNQTISPLSTYEESKVSKYAFELVDKQTLLDSEGNADIDQVDNLQEGPSKPVHSSTNYDDAMQFLKKKRYLQAASNNSREYALNVGTIASQPSVTQAAVASVIDESTTASILESQALNVEIKSNHDKNVIPDEVLQTLLDHYSHKANGQHEISFSVADTEVTSSISINSSEVPEVTPSENVGSSSQASSSDKANMLQEYSKFLQQALDRTSQNDAYLNSPSLNFVTDNQTLPNQPAFSSIDKQVYATMPINSFRSGMNSPLRTTPDKSHFGLIVGDSQHSFPFSGDETNHASATSTQDFLDQVTSQKKAEAQPVHQAYQMSSFEQPFRAPYHGSRAGIATQFSTANGQVNLRGPGTSAEFSEFPLVNVNDNRAGMTSSPDATTGQTFG
- the ZNF148 gene encoding zinc finger protein 148 isoform X1, which produces MNIDDKLEGLFLKCGGIDEMQSSRTMVVMGGVSGQSTVSGELQDSVLQDRSMPHQEILAADEVLQESEMRQQDMISHDELMVHEETVKNDEEQMETHERLPQGLQYALNVPISVKQEITFTDVSEQLMRDKKQIREPVDLQKKKKRKQRSPAKILTINEDGSLGLKTPKSHVCEHCNAAFRTNYHLQRHVFIHTGEKPFQCSQCDMRFIQKYLLQRHEKIHTGEKPFRCDECGMRFIQKYHMERHKRTHSGEKPYQCEYCLQYFSRTDRVLKHKRMCHENHDKKLNRCAIKGGLLTSEEDSGFSTSPKDNSLPKKKRQKTEKKSSGMDKESALDKSDLKKDKNDYLPLYSSSTKVKDEYMVAEYAVEMPHSSVGGSHLEDASGEIHPPKLVLKKINSKRSLKQPLEQNQTISPLSTYEESKVSKYAFELVDKQTLLDSEGNADIDQVDNLQEGPSKPVHSSTNYDDAMQFLKKKRYLQAASNNSREYALNVGTIASQPSVTQAAVASVIDESTTASILESQALNVEIKSNHDKNVIPDEVLQTLLDHYSHKANGQHEISFSVADTEVTSSISINSSEVPEVTPSENVGSSSQASSSDKANMLQEYSKFLQQALDRTSQNDAYLNSPSLNFVTDNQTLPNQPAFSSIDKQVYATMPINSFRSGMNSPLRTTPDKSHFGLIVGDSQHSFPFSGDETNHASATSTQDFLDQVTSQKKAEAQPVHQAYQMSSFEQPFRAPYHGSRAGIATQFSTANGQVNLRGPGTSAEFSEFPLVNVNDNRAGMTSSPDATTGQTFG